From the Helicobacter mustelae genome, the window CGTCCCCCCAAAATATCGCACCACAATCGCAGCAGAATCCACCAAATCCCTGCCACGCAAGACATTGAGCACAGGCATGCCAGAGCTCCCGCGGGGCTCACCATCATCGCTAAAAGCCTCTTCTACCCTCCCAGAATCATACACCCGATACGCATAGACAAAATGCACAGCCTTGAGATGAGTGTTTTTGAGTTCTTGGAGTTTTTCTGCAAAATGTTCCCAAGGAAATAAAAAGCCAAGGAAACTAGATTTTTTGGCTTCTAGCTCAAAAAACGCCTCTCCTACAATCTTTTTCATAGACTCTTGAGATAGATTTGCACATCTTTGTTTCTCAAGATCATGGCAGTTTTGCCCTTTTTTTCTACGAAAAACAGCCCCTTGAGATTCTGAGCAAAGAGGAGTTCAAAATCCATCAGACTTGGTGGATTGCAAATCCTTCTGGTGATATTAATCTCATAGATCTCAATGTCATCTGCATCTTTCCAAGAATAATCTGCAGAAAAATTATTACAACCCGCATCGCCATAGATGCGATTTTGCTTGGTATCAAAGCGCAGAGAAGAAACATTGTCTTTTTGCGCGAGCTCTTGTAGATCCTCTGGGCTCATCTCTTGATTGCCATCCATACTTGCTAGAGGATCTTGATTATTTTGGGCGTCATCCTTTACTTCATCCTTTGTGCTTAGGAGCTTTAGGGCATGATCCTTCATACCCCTAAGCCCATCATAACTCTTCCCCTGTATAACAATCTTTTCAATCTCCCAGTTATTGCCAGAAAAACTGCCCTTAAAAAGATCTAGCAGACCACAACCACTCAATACAAAAACAACAATCAATGAAAAAAACTTTAACAAAATCTACTCCAAAAAAAGCCAAGAAATTTACAAAAACAGTGGCGGAAATAATCTCTTAAAAGCCCGCATTTTAACGAGAATCCCTTAACAAATCTTAACTTTCCCACAAATTCCCCCCGCCACTTTTTGGCTGCGGCCTGGCTGGATTTATTTTGACTTGGCTCTTGTGAAGATTTTTTGAACTAGCCCTTAATTTTCAAACAACAAAAAAAGAGAGAAGTTTTTAAGCAAAAAAGAGGAGGTGAGATTTGGCAATGGGGGAGTGTGGAAGTAGAGTCAAAGAAGGATTTTAGAGCTTTGTGAGACTCCCACGCAGTCTCTTGGGTAATTCCCCAGCCATCCTTTGCTGCATCCTCTCTAGGCCTACCATACCCCCTACAATGCCAGGGGAGATTAGGCGGGATTATCTAGACTAGAGTTTGATTCTTGGATGGGGGTTTTGCAGATTTGTGCGCAATCATATGCAAGGCTTAAAAAATCCCTAGACTTCACATCCAAAAAGTTGCTATTAGAGCCGCGCACTCGTGTTTGCAATGCCAAAAGCTTGGCTTCTTCACTCTCAAAATCTGGCAAAGCTGGGATTTCCTTGGCAAATTTCTCCGCATACGCATCATAAAGTGCGTTAAAGTCTTGATTATCAAGCTCAAGATTTGCCGCCACATCTAGAAGGTATTCTTTTTCCTCATTATCTAGCACACCATCTAGATAGCCCAAAAGCAGCAAAAATTCTACAAATTTTAGGCGCTTCTTGTATTCTGCATAGCTCAGAGTCAAAAACTCCTTTGCTAGCGCGATGAGACCTCGAGTATCCTCTTTCCCACAGGCTTGCTTTGCGAGATCTTTGTATTTTTCCTCAAGTGGATTATTTGAGAAATACTGCTCCAAAAGATGATCCATTAACACATCATAGCCCTCCTGCATCCTTGCACGGTTGGGAGTTTTGGCGCAGATTGCCAGGCAGACCCCAAGCTCAGTGGCACCAAATTGCTCCTCTTGCGTCTTTGGCGTGACATAGTAGGGATCTTCTTTGAGATCATATTCGAGCTTTTCTGCCTTCTCTTTTTTGCTTCTAGGCTCGATGGGATTTTTGAGATATTCCTTGAGGCTCTGATAGAGATAGAAAACCACCCCAGCAGCGATAATCAATAATAAATATTCCATGATACTCCTTTGTAATTTCTCATTCCTAAAGAT encodes:
- a CDS encoding TerB family tellurite resistance protein, with product MEYLLLIIAAGVVFYLYQSLKEYLKNPIEPRSKKEKAEKLEYDLKEDPYYVTPKTQEEQFGATELGVCLAICAKTPNRARMQEGYDVLMDHLLEQYFSNNPLEEKYKDLAKQACGKEDTRGLIALAKEFLTLSYAEYKKRLKFVEFLLLLGYLDGVLDNEEKEYLLDVAANLELDNQDFNALYDAYAEKFAKEIPALPDFESEEAKLLALQTRVRGSNSNFLDVKSRDFLSLAYDCAQICKTPIQESNSSLDNPA
- a CDS encoding META domain-containing protein; this translates as MLKFFSLIVVFVLSGCGLLDLFKGSFSGNNWEIEKIVIQGKSYDGLRGMKDHALKLLSTKDEVKDDAQNNQDPLASMDGNQEMSPEDLQELAQKDNVSSLRFDTKQNRIYGDAGCNNFSADYSWKDADDIEIYEINITRRICNPPSLMDFELLFAQNLKGLFFVEKKGKTAMILRNKDVQIYLKSL